The following proteins come from a genomic window of Paenibacillus spongiae:
- the yycF gene encoding response regulator YycF gives MYGKILVVDDEQPIADILKFNLEKEGYQVICAFDGGEAVRLAFEEQPDLILLDLMLPVKDGMDVCREVRSRLQTPIIMLTAKDTELDKVLGLELGADDYVTKPFSTRELLARVKAHLRRQKTEAAATAGAVNGSAGSGSGAAQQDMQGLRLFNLFIDTDMYVVYKDNEPLDLTHREYELVYYLARNSGKVMTREHLLQAVWGFEYFGDVRTVDVTIRRLREKIEDDPSRPEYILTRRGLGYMMRNPKSGGFGSG, from the coding sequence GTGTACGGGAAAATATTAGTCGTTGACGATGAACAGCCGATTGCGGACATTCTAAAGTTTAATTTGGAGAAGGAAGGCTATCAGGTGATCTGCGCTTTCGACGGCGGAGAAGCGGTCCGTCTTGCATTCGAAGAGCAGCCTGACCTCATCCTTCTTGATTTGATGCTGCCCGTGAAGGACGGCATGGACGTATGCCGCGAGGTTCGCTCACGTCTGCAGACGCCGATTATTATGCTGACGGCCAAAGACACCGAGCTCGATAAGGTGCTTGGGCTGGAGCTTGGCGCCGATGATTATGTGACGAAACCGTTCAGCACGCGCGAGCTGCTGGCCCGCGTGAAGGCTCACTTGCGCCGGCAGAAGACGGAAGCGGCGGCGACCGCAGGCGCGGTTAACGGGTCAGCCGGCTCCGGATCGGGCGCTGCGCAGCAGGATATGCAGGGGCTGCGCCTGTTCAATCTCTTCATCGATACGGATATGTACGTGGTGTACAAGGACAATGAACCGCTGGATTTAACGCATCGCGAGTATGAGCTTGTATACTACCTGGCCCGCAATTCCGGCAAGGTGATGACGCGGGAGCATTTGCTTCAAGCGGTATGGGGGTTTGAATATTTCGGCGATGTGCGGACGGTGGACGTGACGATCCGCAGGCTTCGGGAGAAGATTGAGGATGACCCAAGCCGGCCGGAATATATTCTGACGCGCAGAGGCCTCGGGTATATGATGCGCAATCCGAAATCGGGCGGCTTCGGCTCCGGATGA
- a CDS encoding peptidoglycan DD-metalloendopeptidase family protein, with the protein MTVFKDKDRIRKVWSSIRPTFRRDRSQLESMTHDVSFSRMKRRKSIVLAGAAIAVLILAGFGGSQYVKANTVDYYHLYMNGNLVGEVHSSDQVQQLISHKQQEVSDANPDVNMVLKTGNLTYEPKSAYKAKPDSEATLKKLETMFTAQAQGVELQVDGEVVGIVKDQATADKILSRVKTRYAPEQPAAKNKALEVSALAYSANKAQEPAKTQAAAKPSSSMKSVEIVEEVTTSPAEVKPEQIADPQEMYLKLVKGSVKPTKYTVQAGDCIGCIAQKFDISPQVIYENNNWIKDDEIKVGDVLDLTVLQPEVTVETVEHVTEMEQIEPITVIQKNSNMRAGESKTIRNGKSGKKKVVYKLVKQNGYLMSEELLGEQVLEPSVPAIVMKGTKVILGEGSGRFAWPVSGAKLTSSFGKRWGRQHKGIDMVGSSSILAADNGVVEFAGDKNGLGRAVIINHKNGYKTVYGHMSKLSVKSGQTVEKGDKIGVMGNTGHSFGTHLHFEIHKNGKVQNPIKYL; encoded by the coding sequence ATGACCGTTTTTAAGGACAAGGATCGGATCCGGAAGGTGTGGAGCTCAATACGGCCAACCTTTCGGCGCGACCGATCGCAGCTAGAGAGCATGACTCATGATGTTTCATTCTCCCGAATGAAACGAAGAAAGTCTATTGTCTTAGCCGGCGCAGCAATTGCAGTTCTCATTCTTGCCGGTTTTGGCGGAAGCCAGTATGTAAAAGCGAACACAGTCGATTACTACCACCTATATATGAACGGCAATTTAGTCGGCGAGGTACATTCGTCGGATCAGGTCCAGCAGCTGATTAGCCACAAGCAGCAAGAAGTAAGCGACGCCAATCCCGATGTGAATATGGTTCTTAAGACAGGTAATCTTACATATGAACCTAAGAGCGCTTACAAAGCGAAACCGGACAGCGAAGCGACGTTGAAGAAGCTGGAAACCATGTTTACGGCGCAGGCCCAAGGCGTCGAGCTTCAGGTCGACGGTGAAGTAGTCGGTATCGTTAAGGATCAGGCCACGGCGGATAAGATTCTGAGCCGTGTCAAAACCCGCTACGCGCCAGAGCAGCCTGCAGCGAAGAATAAAGCCTTGGAAGTATCGGCGCTCGCGTACTCGGCGAACAAGGCGCAGGAGCCTGCGAAGACACAGGCGGCTGCGAAGCCTTCGTCATCGATGAAATCCGTTGAGATCGTCGAGGAGGTCACAACCAGCCCGGCAGAAGTTAAGCCGGAGCAGATTGCCGATCCGCAGGAGATGTATCTCAAGCTCGTCAAGGGGAGCGTTAAGCCGACCAAATATACGGTGCAGGCAGGCGATTGCATCGGGTGCATCGCACAGAAATTCGATATCTCTCCCCAAGTCATCTATGAGAACAACAATTGGATCAAGGATGATGAGATCAAGGTCGGCGATGTGCTCGACTTAACCGTTCTGCAGCCTGAGGTTACCGTAGAAACGGTCGAGCATGTTACCGAAATGGAGCAAATCGAGCCGATCACCGTCATACAGAAGAACAGCAACATGCGTGCCGGCGAATCGAAGACGATTCGGAACGGCAAGAGCGGCAAGAAGAAAGTCGTCTATAAGCTCGTGAAGCAGAATGGGTATCTGATGAGCGAAGAGCTCTTAGGCGAACAAGTGTTGGAGCCCTCCGTCCCCGCAATCGTGATGAAAGGGACGAAGGTCATTCTCGGCGAAGGATCTGGCCGGTTCGCTTGGCCGGTATCGGGCGCCAAGCTCACGAGCAGCTTCGGCAAACGTTGGGGGCGTCAGCACAAAGGCATCGATATGGTCGGCAGCTCAAGCATCCTGGCAGCCGATAACGGCGTTGTCGAGTTCGCCGGCGATAAGAACGGCTTGGGCCGCGCAGTAATTATTAACCATAAAAACGGATATAAAACCGTTTATGGCCATATGAGCAAGCTTTCCGTCAAGAGTGGGCAAACGGTGGAGAAGGGCGATAAGATCGGTGTAATGGGGAACACGGGTCATTCGTTCGGAACGCACCTGCACTTTGAAATTCATAAGAACGGGAAGGTTCAAAACCCGATTAAGTATTTATAA
- a CDS encoding adenylosuccinate synthase, with protein MSTVVVVGTQWGDEGKGKITDFLAEGADVVARYQGGNNAGHTILIGNKKYKLTMIPSGIFNQNKVCVIGNGMVINPSALIDEINYIHENDFSTENLKISDRAHVIMPYHLVMDGLEEERKGDNKIGTTRKGIGPCYMDKAARNGIRIADLMDAEEFEPKVRRLVAEKNQVIQQVYGGEPLDADAIITEYLGFAETLRPYVTDTSVVLNDAIDAGQKILFEGAQGVMLDIDQGTYPFVTSSNPTAGGVCIGSGVGPSKIEQVIGVAKAYTTRVGDGPFPTELNNETGDWIREKGHEYGTVTGRPRRVGWFDSVVVRHARRVSGITGLSLNSLDVLTGLETVKICTGYKYRGEVIEYYPASLKMLAECEAVYEEMPGWSEDITSVKTLEDLPATTRRYVERVSELTGIPIAIFSVGRNREQTNPVVKIY; from the coding sequence ATGTCAACGGTAGTTGTAGTCGGAACGCAATGGGGAGACGAAGGTAAAGGAAAAATTACCGACTTTCTGGCGGAAGGCGCAGACGTCGTTGCCCGTTATCAGGGGGGAAATAACGCCGGCCACACGATTTTGATCGGCAACAAGAAGTATAAGCTAACTATGATTCCTTCGGGCATTTTTAACCAAAATAAAGTATGCGTCATCGGTAACGGGATGGTTATTAATCCATCGGCCCTTATTGACGAAATCAACTATATACATGAGAACGATTTTTCTACGGAAAACTTGAAAATTAGCGACCGCGCCCACGTTATTATGCCTTACCATCTTGTTATGGACGGTCTTGAAGAAGAGCGCAAGGGCGATAACAAGATCGGTACGACACGCAAAGGGATCGGTCCATGCTACATGGACAAAGCGGCGCGTAACGGAATTCGTATCGCGGATCTGATGGACGCCGAGGAGTTCGAACCGAAGGTTCGCCGTCTGGTTGCGGAGAAGAACCAAGTGATCCAGCAGGTATACGGCGGCGAGCCGCTCGACGCAGATGCGATCATTACGGAATACTTAGGCTTTGCCGAGACGCTTCGCCCTTATGTGACCGACACGTCCGTCGTATTGAATGACGCGATCGATGCCGGCCAGAAAATTTTGTTCGAAGGCGCGCAAGGCGTTATGCTCGACATCGACCAAGGGACGTATCCATTCGTAACGTCGTCCAACCCGACTGCAGGCGGCGTCTGCATCGGCTCTGGCGTAGGCCCGTCGAAGATCGAGCAAGTCATCGGCGTTGCCAAAGCGTACACGACCCGTGTCGGAGACGGTCCATTCCCGACGGAGCTGAACAATGAAACCGGCGATTGGATTCGCGAGAAGGGCCATGAATACGGCACCGTAACCGGCCGTCCGCGCCGTGTAGGCTGGTTCGACAGCGTTGTTGTCCGCCATGCCCGCCGCGTTAGCGGAATTACGGGACTGTCGCTGAACTCGCTTGACGTATTGACGGGACTCGAGACGGTCAAGATTTGTACCGGCTATAAGTATCGCGGCGAAGTGATCGAGTACTATCCGGCCAGCTTGAAGATGCTGGCAGAGTGCGAAGCCGTCTACGAAGAAATGCCCGGCTGGAGCGAAGATATCACAAGCGTGAAGACGCTGGAAGACCTGCCGGCAACGACCCGCCGTTATGTAGAGCGGGTATCGGAGCTGACGGGAATCCCGATCGCGATCTTCTCGGTAGGACGTAATCGCGAACAGACGAACCCGGTCGTTAAGATTTATTAA
- the dnaB gene encoding replicative DNA helicase yields MTNEQLMFDRVPPQNTEAEQAVLGAVLIQTESLVTAMERLRSEDFYTPSHQLIFEAMIELGEANQPIDLVTLTSYLQDRQQLEEIGGVSYLAKLANSVPTAANVDYYAQLVEEKSILRRLIRTANQIVSNGYAAADDIGLMLNEAEQRILEISNRRASGGFISIRDVLMEVFEKVEHLYTNKGGTTGIPSGFSDLDKMTAGFQRNDLIIVAARPSVGKTAFALNIAQNVGVRSKETVAIFSLEMSAAQLVQRMICAESNVDAGRMRTGYLEGDDWEKLTMAIGSLSEAQIYIDDTPGITVADIRAKCRRLKKERGLGMILIDYLQLIQGRGKAGENRQQEVSEISRTLKQIARELEVPVIALSQLSRGVEQRQDKRPMMSDLRESGSIEQDADIVAFLYRDDYYNQDTEKKNIIEIIIAKQRNGPVGTVELVFLKSFNKFVGLDRSHQEPGQAS; encoded by the coding sequence ATGACTAATGAGCAACTGATGTTTGACCGTGTGCCACCTCAGAATACCGAGGCCGAACAGGCGGTGCTCGGCGCCGTTCTTATACAGACGGAGTCGCTTGTCACGGCGATGGAACGGCTGCGCAGCGAAGACTTCTACACGCCGTCGCACCAGTTGATCTTTGAGGCGATGATCGAGCTGGGCGAAGCGAACCAGCCGATTGATCTCGTCACGCTTACGTCTTATCTGCAGGATCGGCAGCAGCTGGAAGAAATCGGCGGGGTCAGCTATCTTGCGAAGCTGGCGAATTCGGTACCGACAGCCGCGAACGTGGATTACTATGCTCAGCTCGTGGAAGAGAAATCGATATTACGGCGTCTTATTCGAACGGCGAACCAAATCGTCTCGAATGGTTATGCGGCAGCCGATGATATTGGATTGATGTTGAATGAAGCGGAGCAGCGCATACTCGAAATTTCCAACCGACGTGCCAGCGGCGGATTCATCTCCATACGCGACGTCCTGATGGAAGTATTCGAGAAGGTGGAACACCTCTACACGAATAAGGGCGGAACGACAGGCATACCGTCAGGTTTCTCGGATCTGGACAAGATGACCGCCGGTTTCCAGCGAAACGACCTTATCATCGTTGCGGCACGGCCTTCCGTCGGCAAGACGGCATTCGCGCTCAACATCGCGCAGAATGTAGGCGTTCGATCGAAGGAAACGGTCGCGATCTTCTCGCTCGAGATGTCGGCCGCCCAACTGGTTCAGCGGATGATCTGCGCGGAATCGAATGTTGACGCGGGACGGATGCGGACAGGGTATTTAGAAGGCGATGATTGGGAGAAACTAACGATGGCGATCGGTTCGCTGTCGGAGGCGCAAATCTATATTGATGATACGCCGGGCATTACCGTTGCGGATATCCGGGCGAAGTGCCGGCGCCTGAAGAAAGAGCGCGGACTTGGCATGATCCTGATCGACTACCTGCAGCTTATCCAGGGTCGCGGCAAGGCGGGCGAGAACCGACAGCAGGAGGTCTCCGAGATTTCCCGTACGCTCAAGCAGATCGCGCGGGAGCTGGAAGTGCCGGTTATCGCGCTGTCGCAGCTCAGCCGTGGCGTCGAGCAGCGGCAGGATAAGCGGCCGATGATGTCCGACCTTCGTGAATCCGGCTCGATCGAGCAGGATGCCGATATCGTCGCGTTCCTCTACCGGGATGATTACTATAACCAGGATACCGAAAAGAAGAATATTATCGAGATCATCATTGCCAAGCAGCGTAACGGTCCGGTCGGGACGGTCGAGCTCGTCTTCCTGAAGAGCTTTAACAAATTTGTGGGACTCGATCGTTCGCATCAAGAGCCGGGACAGGCCTCATAA
- the rplI gene encoding 50S ribosomal protein L9 produces the protein MKVIFLQDVKGQGKKGDVKEMSEGYVRNFLLPKGLVKPASEGNIKTLEVQNAAEQKRKDKEREDAKALAAKLEAATVIVKTKAGEGGRLFGSITSKQIAESLEKMGYRVDKRKIELDEPIRALGVTHVPVKLHPEVKAKLNVQTVEE, from the coding sequence ATGAAAGTAATCTTTTTGCAGGATGTTAAAGGGCAAGGGAAAAAGGGCGATGTGAAGGAAATGTCCGAAGGGTATGTGCGCAATTTCTTGCTTCCCAAAGGTTTGGTCAAACCGGCATCGGAAGGCAATATAAAGACGCTGGAAGTTCAGAATGCCGCCGAACAGAAGCGTAAGGACAAGGAAAGAGAAGATGCCAAGGCGCTGGCGGCCAAGCTGGAAGCGGCAACGGTCATCGTGAAGACGAAGGCCGGCGAAGGCGGCCGCTTGTTCGGCTCCATTACAAGCAAACAAATCGCGGAGTCGCTCGAGAAGATGGGCTATCGCGTCGATAAACGGAAGATCGAACTGGATGAGCCTATTCGCGCGTTAGGCGTGACGCATGTGCCGGTGAAGCTTCATCCTGAAGTGAAAGCCAAACTGAACGTGCAGACGGTGGAGGAGTAA
- a CDS encoding DHH family phosphoesterase: MPKFLVKRWHGMHHLWAFVLMILLTVTVAWYEWKLGLVGLVLAGAVGVYSVLAERAFRRDLKAYLGTLSYRVKKAGNEVISELPFGIILYNEDKTIEWHNSFVTDMLGRESVVGESLVELFPTLSQAKDREGTVEAAINGSIYELLFRFDERLLYIRDITRRWHLAKRYEEEKLALGIVMMDNLEEVTQGMDDQQRSLLLSKATAEITEWAQKFQLYLKRLTSDRYLLITDQKTLKQLELSRFVILDEVREMTLEQKIPMTLSIGFAAGADSIVELGQWAQMSLDIALGRGGDQAAVKSGQRQSFYGGKSNAVEKRTRVRARVVAHALRDLIKESDNVVIMGHKMPDMDAIGAAVGVLKAASQFGREAFIVLEGINPAIQKMMEMLKEEEKLFKRFITPDHAHSLIDSGSLVVVVDTHKASMVKEPRLLALAEKVVVIDHHRRGEEFINNAILVYMEPYASSTCELVTELLQYIHDRIVLDVRESTALLAGITVDTKSFSLRTGSRTFEAASFLRRNGADSTMIQRMLKEDLAEYIKKAEMIRHAEIVYEHIAIAVTESGRQYSQLLIAQSADTLLNMTDVLASFVIGERSDGLIGISARSLGHMNVQVVMERMGGGGHLTNAAAQQEGTVAEVAQRLKQVLHDIETEEGLFE; this comes from the coding sequence ATGCCGAAGTTTTTGGTTAAACGATGGCACGGTATGCACCATCTATGGGCATTCGTGCTCATGATCCTGCTTACCGTCACGGTAGCTTGGTACGAATGGAAGCTAGGGCTTGTCGGTCTTGTGCTGGCGGGTGCCGTAGGCGTGTACTCGGTCTTGGCTGAGCGGGCGTTCAGACGCGACTTGAAAGCTTACTTGGGAACACTGTCCTACCGGGTCAAGAAGGCCGGGAACGAAGTGATTAGCGAGCTGCCTTTCGGCATTATTCTGTACAATGAAGACAAGACGATCGAATGGCATAACTCGTTCGTTACCGATATGCTGGGCCGGGAATCGGTAGTGGGAGAATCCCTTGTCGAGCTGTTTCCCACGCTGTCTCAAGCAAAGGACCGGGAAGGCACCGTAGAAGCGGCCATTAACGGTTCGATCTACGAGCTGCTGTTCCGCTTTGACGAGCGGCTGCTCTATATCCGCGATATTACGCGCCGATGGCATCTGGCAAAGCGTTATGAAGAAGAGAAGCTGGCGCTGGGCATTGTCATGATGGATAATCTGGAAGAAGTGACGCAGGGCATGGACGATCAGCAGCGCAGCTTGCTGCTGTCGAAGGCAACGGCCGAAATCACGGAATGGGCACAGAAGTTTCAGCTATACCTGAAGCGGCTTACCTCGGACCGGTACCTTCTTATTACCGACCAGAAGACGCTTAAGCAGTTGGAGCTGTCACGCTTCGTCATTCTGGACGAAGTGCGCGAGATGACGCTCGAGCAGAAAATTCCGATGACGCTGAGCATTGGCTTCGCAGCCGGTGCAGACAGTATCGTCGAGCTTGGCCAATGGGCGCAAATGAGTCTGGACATCGCCCTCGGAAGAGGCGGAGACCAGGCAGCCGTGAAGAGCGGGCAGAGGCAGTCCTTCTACGGCGGCAAGTCCAATGCGGTGGAGAAGCGGACGCGCGTCCGTGCCCGCGTCGTCGCGCACGCGCTGCGCGACCTCATTAAGGAAAGCGATAACGTGGTGATCATGGGGCACAAAATGCCGGACATGGACGCGATCGGCGCTGCCGTAGGGGTGCTGAAGGCGGCTTCGCAATTCGGCAGGGAAGCCTTCATCGTGCTGGAGGGAATTAACCCGGCGATACAGAAGATGATGGAGATGCTGAAGGAAGAAGAGAAGCTGTTCAAACGGTTCATAACTCCTGATCATGCGCATAGTTTGATAGATAGCGGATCGCTCGTGGTGGTCGTCGACACGCATAAAGCTTCGATGGTGAAGGAGCCCAGACTGCTCGCACTGGCGGAGAAGGTCGTTGTCATCGACCATCACCGTCGCGGCGAAGAGTTTATCAACAATGCGATTCTGGTTTATATGGAGCCGTACGCTTCGTCGACCTGCGAACTGGTTACGGAGCTGCTGCAGTACATTCATGACCGGATCGTGCTCGATGTCAGAGAATCGACCGCGCTGTTAGCCGGGATTACGGTCGATACGAAGAGCTTCTCGCTCCGGACGGGCTCGCGCACGTTCGAAGCGGCATCGTTCCTGAGACGGAACGGTGCGGACTCGACAATGATTCAGCGGATGCTGAAAGAGGATTTGGCGGAGTACATCAAGAAGGCGGAGATGATCCGCCATGCTGAAATCGTCTATGAGCATATTGCAATTGCCGTGACGGAGTCTGGGCGGCAGTATTCGCAGCTGCTTATCGCACAGTCAGCCGATACGCTGCTCAACATGACGGATGTGTTAGCTTCCTTCGTCATTGGAGAGCGCTCGGATGGGCTGATCGGCATCAGCGCGCGTTCGCTGGGCCATATGAATGTTCAGGTTGTAATGGAACGCATGGGCGGCGGCGGTCACTTGACGAATGCAGCCGCCCAGCAGGAAGGCACAGTAGCGGAGGTTGCGCAGCGCCTCAAGCAGGTGCTGCACGATATTGAAACGGAAGAGGGGTTATTCGAATGA
- a CDS encoding YybS family protein — protein MKTGLKSVLWSAAALLLLLMIAVPLLNALAVSVMMIPSVILYSTLSKRSFGLHMLVVFSLAFAVIGPAALIIGLFFLVPAIVMGHMYRKQMPARKVITVTLLVLLAQLLLEMVLFNAVLDISLLDEMSSMIREMTDSLHAQGLLPAGWTAEATDLFIQTLIHSIPMALITVSFMYAVITHAVARPILRSSGMPIPGFQKAKDWMLPRIFVIYYLIILIVDLAVSKEGSSFLTVALLNLVPLMRLAFSVQAIGFFFFIADQRQWNKVVPILLSVLVIVFPPLSLIGVLDAGFPIRRAFKKP, from the coding sequence TTGAAAACCGGCTTGAAATCTGTTCTGTGGAGTGCTGCGGCGCTTCTTCTGCTGCTCATGATCGCCGTGCCGCTGCTTAACGCGCTGGCGGTATCCGTTATGATGATTCCATCCGTCATTCTGTACTCAACGCTGTCCAAACGATCATTTGGCCTCCATATGCTCGTCGTATTCAGCCTTGCCTTTGCAGTTATCGGTCCGGCGGCTCTCATTATAGGCCTGTTCTTTCTAGTACCCGCCATTGTAATGGGGCATATGTACCGCAAGCAGATGCCCGCACGCAAGGTGATTACGGTTACCCTGCTGGTACTGCTTGCACAGCTGCTGCTGGAGATGGTGCTCTTCAATGCGGTGCTGGATATTTCGCTGCTTGACGAAATGAGCAGCATGATCCGCGAGATGACAGACAGCTTGCATGCGCAGGGGCTGCTTCCTGCGGGATGGACGGCAGAAGCGACGGATTTATTTATTCAGACGCTTATCCATTCCATTCCAATGGCGCTAATAACGGTATCGTTCATGTATGCGGTCATTACACATGCAGTAGCCAGACCTATTCTGCGCTCGTCGGGCATGCCTATTCCCGGCTTCCAGAAGGCGAAGGATTGGATGCTGCCGCGCATTTTCGTCATCTATTATTTGATCATTCTTATTGTTGATCTGGCCGTCTCGAAGGAAGGCAGTTCATTCCTGACGGTGGCGCTGCTCAACCTGGTTCCGCTCATGAGGCTTGCTTTCTCGGTCCAGGCGATCGGTTTCTTCTTCTTTATTGCAGATCAACGCCAATGGAACAAGGTGGTTCCCATCCTTCTATCAGTCCTCGTCATCGTGTTCCCGCCGCTGAGCTTAATTGGCGTACTCGATGCCGGTTTTCCGATCCGTAGAGCATTTAAGAAACCTTGA
- a CDS encoding amidohydrolase family protein, with protein sequence MSRNQQGKRGGKGPLRAFMAIAAVLVVVLVGYWVYTTFQDDNKVGEGPGVTADDKGGKGSGTPEDNGQAGGKDDHKNDGKGDGKNQDDALALLEASVTEADLNKEYDIVIAGGRVVNPETKLDHEGLNVGISGGTIGVVTAKPLKGKRVIDAKGQVVSPGFIDNLSYDPNPLGVWQKIGDGVTSNIAMHGGTSTPKQWYNHYERDMPPVHFGASFFYTQARNQFKLGRYDAAQQSHIDKLKKDAEKALNDGALGISFSLEYVPGISSEEIIPLMELAKQYNVPVYFHGRYSDASEPGTEIEGTKELIEYAEKTGAAVHIDHINSTGGTFSMKEALALIDEARVKGYDITACTYPYDYWGTYLNSARFDEGWQERFRISYNDLQIAGTTERLTKESFAKYQKQGKLAVAYAIPPEAVVDAFQAPYVMIGSDAILEPGHNNHPRASGTFARAIGLYVREQQVMSLMDGIAKLSLMPAQRLEKQAPALRKKGRIAKGMDADIVIFDFDTIRDRSTVEKPDLMSEGIHYVLVAGQVALDNGKLNKKIRLGEPLRSQFKRVSAETSGGTLQWGGKSYPLVTYNQATYVDLAAIGEQGYGLTWDNVDHSFAVAKGESSSSEAAVSPSNAPASGELMLERDYRVQAGDAEAKLLSIGNRAFVPISFLQQMGLKAENDGDIWTVES encoded by the coding sequence ATGAGCAGGAATCAACAAGGGAAGCGGGGCGGCAAGGGGCCGCTGCGCGCGTTCATGGCGATTGCCGCCGTTCTCGTCGTCGTTCTGGTAGGGTATTGGGTATACACGACCTTCCAGGACGATAACAAGGTTGGCGAAGGTCCAGGTGTGACGGCTGATGATAAGGGCGGTAAAGGCTCGGGCACTCCGGAAGACAATGGACAAGCCGGGGGCAAGGATGATCATAAGAATGACGGCAAGGGAGACGGGAAGAATCAAGATGATGCTCTTGCTTTGCTGGAGGCGAGCGTAACTGAAGCAGACCTCAATAAAGAATATGATATTGTCATTGCCGGGGGGCGTGTCGTTAACCCGGAAACGAAGCTGGATCACGAAGGTTTGAATGTCGGCATCAGCGGAGGAACGATCGGAGTCGTTACCGCAAAACCGCTCAAAGGAAAGCGGGTTATCGATGCGAAAGGGCAGGTCGTCTCTCCCGGCTTCATCGACAATCTCTCGTATGATCCGAACCCGCTTGGCGTCTGGCAGAAGATTGGCGACGGAGTAACCTCCAATATAGCGATGCACGGAGGCACGTCCACGCCGAAGCAATGGTACAACCATTATGAGCGGGATATGCCGCCGGTTCACTTCGGGGCATCGTTCTTCTACACACAGGCCCGGAATCAATTTAAGCTGGGCCGTTATGACGCCGCTCAGCAAAGCCATATCGATAAGCTGAAGAAGGATGCCGAGAAGGCGTTGAATGACGGGGCGCTGGGCATCTCCTTCAGCCTGGAATATGTGCCGGGCATCTCATCGGAAGAGATCATTCCGCTGATGGAGCTGGCGAAGCAATATAACGTTCCGGTTTACTTCCATGGCCGGTATTCCGACGCTTCGGAGCCCGGTACGGAGATCGAAGGAACGAAGGAACTGATTGAATATGCCGAGAAAACGGGCGCGGCGGTACATATCGACCATATCAATAGTACGGGCGGTACGTTCTCGATGAAGGAAGCCCTTGCCCTGATCGACGAGGCACGAGTGAAGGGCTATGATATTACGGCCTGCACGTATCCTTACGACTATTGGGGTACGTATCTGAATTCAGCCCGTTTCGACGAGGGCTGGCAAGAACGGTTCCGGATCAGTTACAATGACCTGCAAATTGCCGGAACGACCGAACGGCTGACGAAGGAGAGCTTCGCCAAGTATCAGAAGCAGGGCAAGCTGGCTGTCGCTTATGCGATTCCGCCGGAAGCCGTCGTCGATGCTTTCCAGGCGCCTTACGTCATGATCGGCAGCGATGCCATTCTGGAGCCCGGTCATAACAATCATCCGCGCGCATCAGGCACATTCGCGCGCGCAATCGGTTTATACGTCCGGGAGCAGCAGGTCATGTCCCTGATGGACGGGATTGCGAAGCTGAGCCTTATGCCGGCACAGCGGCTGGAGAAGCAGGCGCCGGCGCTGCGTAAGAAGGGCCGCATTGCCAAAGGAATGGACGCGGACATCGTGATTTTCGATTTCGATACCATTCGGGACCGCTCCACGGTAGAGAAGCCGGATCTGATGTCGGAAGGCATCCATTATGTGCTTGTGGCCGGGCAAGTTGCGCTGGATAACGGCAAGCTGAACAAGAAGATCCGACTCGGCGAGCCGCTTCGCAGTCAATTCAAGCGGGTCAGCGCAGAGACTTCAGGCGGAACCCTGCAATGGGGCGGCAAGAGCTACCCTCTTGTAACGTACAACCAGGCAACCTACGTCGATCTTGCCGCAATTGGAGAACAAGGATATGGCCTTACCTGGGATAACGTAGATCATTCGTTTGCCGTGGCCAAGGGCGAATCAAGCAGCAGCGAGGCGGCGGTTAGCCCATCAAATGCGCCGGCATCGGGCGAGCTGATGCTGGAGCGGGATTATCGCGTACAGGCCGGCGATGCAGAAGCCAAGCTGCTATCCATTGGAAATCGTGCCTTCGTGCCGATCTCATTCCTGCAGCAGATGGGCTTGAAGGCCGAGAATGACGGAGATATCTGGACGGTAGAGTCCTAA
- a CDS encoding CBS domain-containing protein, giving the protein MNIAFFLLPKQEVVCMTLEATLRQTLERMEHHRYTSVPILDRDGGYAGTVTEGDLLWFMKNNPELTFEHTNKVKLADVQLRLAHRAVRIDANMVDLVSLAKLQNFVPVIDDMNRFIGIVRRSDIIDYCEKMIVSGNAAAASEEEMATG; this is encoded by the coding sequence ATGAATATTGCTTTTTTCTTATTGCCTAAGCAGGAGGTCGTCTGCATGACGTTGGAGGCGACGCTTAGACAAACGCTGGAACGGATGGAGCATCATCGCTATACATCCGTTCCCATTCTGGACCGTGATGGCGGTTACGCCGGTACGGTTACGGAAGGCGATTTATTATGGTTTATGAAAAACAACCCGGAGTTGACCTTCGAGCATACGAACAAGGTCAAGCTCGCGGACGTGCAGCTTCGTCTGGCTCACCGGGCTGTACGCATCGACGCCAATATGGTCGATCTGGTGTCGTTAGCGAAGCTGCAAAACTTTGTACCCGTTATCGATGATATGAATCGGTTTATCGGCATTGTCCGCCGCAGTGACATTATCGACTATTGCGAGAAAATGATCGTTAGTGGGAACGCAGCAGCCGCTTCGGAAGAAGAAATGGCAACCGGGTAG